A genomic stretch from Ureibacillus composti includes:
- a CDS encoding branched-chain amino acid ABC transporter permease, whose protein sequence is MLPEMFQTLPQVLIDGLTLGAVYAVVALGYTMVYGILQLINFAHGEIFMTGAFIGTALFIMFMGWGSAIPQILLLIIVLVITASITGFIGVGMERVAYRPLRNAPRLIPLITAIGISFVLQDVIRFIAELTSGNYIVTGPSLFSENINLKTSSIWSVFNDASFKTSFLIVLTVAILLMITLDFFVNRTKWGTAMRAVALDRETAALMSINVNKVISITFFIGSALGGATGVLFALQYGTIDPYIGFILGLKAFIAAVLGGIGNIRGAMLGGIMLGVMEMFAAANLSLLTGGIFGAEYKDVFAFAILILVLIFKPEGLLGKPTAEKV, encoded by the coding sequence TTTCAGACTTTGCCTCAAGTGCTTATAGATGGATTAACATTAGGGGCTGTTTATGCAGTTGTTGCCCTTGGGTATACGATGGTTTATGGAATTTTACAATTAATAAACTTTGCACATGGTGAAATTTTTATGACTGGTGCATTTATTGGTACTGCTCTTTTTATCATGTTTATGGGTTGGGGATCAGCAATTCCACAAATTCTTTTGCTTATTATCGTATTGGTAATTACAGCAAGTATAACTGGATTTATTGGAGTGGGTATGGAAAGAGTAGCGTATCGTCCACTTCGTAATGCCCCACGATTAATTCCTCTAATTACAGCAATCGGGATTTCCTTTGTTTTACAAGATGTTATTCGATTTATTGCCGAATTAACGAGTGGAAATTATATTGTGACAGGCCCTTCGTTATTTTCGGAAAATATTAACCTAAAGACTTCATCAATTTGGAGTGTTTTTAATGATGCAAGTTTCAAAACTTCTTTTTTAATAGTACTAACCGTTGCAATCTTACTAATGATTACACTAGACTTCTTTGTTAATAGAACAAAGTGGGGAACTGCCATGCGCGCAGTAGCATTAGATCGAGAAACAGCTGCATTGATGTCTATTAATGTTAATAAAGTCATCTCAATTACGTTCTTTATTGGTTCAGCTTTAGGTGGTGCAACAGGTGTTTTATTTGCATTACAATACGGGACAATTGATCCTTATATCGGTTTTATATTAGGTCTTAAAGCATTTATTGCCGCAGTATTAGGTGGGATTGGTAATATTCGAGGTGCAATGTTAGGTGGTATTATGCTAGGGGTAATGGAGATGTTTGCAGCGGCTAATCTATCTTTACTTACTGGTGGAATATTCGGTGCAGAATATAAAGACGTATTTGCATTTGCCATCTTAATTTTAGTATTAATATTCAAGCCAGAAGGTTTGCTTGGTAAACCAACTGCTGAGAAAGTGTAG